A single window of Granulicella mallensis MP5ACTX8 DNA harbors:
- a CDS encoding lysophospholipid acyltransferase family protein, producing MAAISQTSLPVTPSFRENVEYWALRGLVGAIGLLPRSIARGTGAAIGWVCWKGLGGLRRTGLRNLKLAFPEKTEEERREILHKLYIRLGWQMAEFCKMRGYTLESASKFVRYEGLENYLQARDKGKGVLVLTGHLGAWELSSFYHSLRGYPMSLVIRRLDNPRVDAFVNGIRCMHGNRVLHKDDFARGLLSAMQRGETVGILMDTNMTPPQGVFVPFFGVEACTASGLARVALKTGAAVLPGFLLWEESERRYVLHFGEELSLVRTEDTQADILANTALFTSTIESYVRRYPEQWLWVHRRWKTRPEGEGSFYK from the coding sequence TTGGCCGCTATCTCGCAGACCTCGTTGCCGGTGACACCCTCCTTTCGGGAGAACGTGGAGTATTGGGCTCTGCGCGGATTGGTAGGAGCCATAGGCCTGCTGCCAAGATCGATAGCGCGAGGGACGGGGGCGGCGATTGGCTGGGTGTGCTGGAAAGGACTTGGGGGCCTGAGGCGGACAGGCCTGCGAAATCTCAAGCTGGCCTTTCCAGAGAAGACCGAAGAAGAGCGCCGCGAGATTCTCCACAAGCTCTACATCAGGCTGGGCTGGCAGATGGCGGAGTTCTGCAAGATGCGCGGCTACACGCTGGAGAGCGCCTCAAAGTTCGTCCGCTACGAAGGGCTGGAGAATTATCTTCAGGCCCGCGACAAAGGCAAGGGTGTACTGGTTTTGACCGGGCATCTGGGCGCATGGGAGTTGTCGAGCTTTTATCACTCGCTGCGGGGCTATCCCATGTCGCTGGTCATTCGCAGGCTGGACAATCCAAGGGTGGATGCGTTCGTCAACGGAATACGCTGCATGCATGGCAATCGTGTCCTGCATAAAGACGACTTCGCCCGTGGCTTGCTGTCGGCGATGCAGCGCGGCGAGACGGTCGGGATCCTGATGGACACGAATATGACTCCGCCACAAGGGGTCTTCGTGCCGTTCTTCGGTGTCGAGGCCTGTACGGCGTCCGGGTTGGCGCGGGTCGCGCTGAAGACCGGCGCGGCGGTGCTGCCGGGATTTCTCCTGTGGGAGGAGAGCGAAAGACGCTACGTGCTGCACTTCGGCGAAGAGCTCAGCCTGGTGCGCACGGAAGATACGCAGGCGGACATCCTGGCGAATACGGCACTCTTCACGTCAACGATCGAATCCTATGTCCGTCGCTATCCGGAGCAGTGGCTCTGGGTGCATCGCCGCTGGAAGACCAGGCCCGAAGGCGAAGGGAGCTTTTACAAATGA
- a CDS encoding lipid-binding SYLF domain-containing protein: protein MKKVSVVLCALVMSAGLIPVHAHAQDAKLTDRLNAAADVIDEVMATPDKGIPQSILAGAHCVVVIPAYKKGAFIVGGQYGQGAATCRTPRGWSAPVFVQLAGGSFGWQIGGQSTDLILVAMNKNGLQDMLKSKFKIGGDAAATAGPVGRNAQAGTDWKLNAEFLTYSRSKGLFAGIDLDGTVLSQNGDDTRAEYGADIPFEGVLHGNSPTPQNARRFVHTVAKYFIVSQDNH, encoded by the coding sequence ATGAAGAAAGTAAGCGTAGTCCTTTGTGCCCTGGTGATGTCGGCTGGTTTGATCCCTGTACATGCACATGCACAGGATGCCAAGTTGACGGATCGTTTGAACGCGGCGGCAGACGTAATCGATGAAGTAATGGCGACCCCGGATAAGGGAATTCCTCAGTCCATTCTGGCGGGTGCTCATTGTGTAGTGGTCATTCCGGCCTATAAAAAGGGTGCTTTCATCGTAGGCGGTCAGTACGGTCAGGGTGCGGCAACGTGCCGCACGCCGCGTGGCTGGAGTGCTCCGGTGTTCGTACAGTTGGCTGGTGGCAGCTTCGGCTGGCAGATCGGTGGACAGTCCACGGATCTCATACTGGTCGCGATGAATAAGAATGGTCTTCAGGACATGCTGAAGTCCAAGTTCAAGATCGGCGGCGATGCTGCTGCCACAGCCGGTCCCGTGGGCCGCAACGCACAGGCAGGTACGGACTGGAAGCTGAATGCCGAATTCCTGACCTACTCGCGCAGCAAGGGACTCTTTGCCGGTATCGATCTGGACGGCACAGTGCTCTCGCAGAATGGCGATGACACCCGCGCTGAATATGGCGCAGATATCCCGTTCGAGGGCGTGCTGCACGGCAACTCGCCGACACCCCAGAACGCACGTCGTTTTGTCCACACCGTTGCGAAGTACTTCATCGTCTCGCAGGACAACCACTAA
- a CDS encoding alpha-mannosidase: protein MYTQRGREDTSGRWVGDFVKIVPICYSPPMRLCVFPLAVLLSAALLPAQSFTPVRELKNLSPGAVAKLHTLETLDALPAADWHFHAGDLPHGESPALDDSSWPLVHGHSKAPKDAVWYRREIEIPKTLNGYDITGARVWFQFQADANGPMPQIIYFNGKRVALGDDLEPIVLFEPAKPGDKILVAVKLLHTVDDKTFRGVTLRIEPSSSGQRPDPDDIRVQCIAAANLLPQLKTPRPDLLPKVEAAVEAIDMKALAAADQTAFDASLRKAQGILSELHPMLSEAKVDLAGNAHIDAAWLWPRSETVDAVKRTFSTALQLMNEYPDYTYSQSAAQYTEWMAEKYPDINAQIKQRVKEGRWEIVGGMWIEPDLNMPDGESLVRQLLVGQRYFQEQYGVTARIGWNPDSFGYNWQLPQIYKRSGLDYFVTQKMHWNDTNQLPFRIFWWESPDGSKVLTYFPTDYVHDNVNPTRISADFAESAQRNPGTSEMLDLYGIGDHGGGPTRAMLEQADHWIEKGKTDAVPAMHYSTAQKYFDDVEHNLNPDSPTWNYDSLAKGYTAPPASAAGAVGLPTWKDELYLEFHRGVFTTQAQHKANMRNSEVATLDAEKLASFAWLDGKTYPAAELTEDWKKITFNQFHDLAAGSGIGIIYKDAQRDYTEVFHSDREISDAAINTLSATVDTHVSTGVPVMVFNAMAWPRSETVNLNVQLPEDAKSVRLLDAHGQPVPSQVVSQDAATHQFTLIARVKDVPSLGYTVLHAEAVTGNAKASAENDLRLDEKSDAITLSNAHLKLVLDRKTGCITSLVSLPANTEFLAPKACGNELQTFKDTPKQYDAWNVDPGTFDHYTPISSVDAVTVLTHGSLRDTIRVTRTWQKSHFTQDISLDAGADQVEVANDIDWQEQHVLLKAAFPLAASSAKATYEIPYGSIERPTTRSNSWEKARFEVPAMRWADLGDAHQGLSLINDSKYGYDAVDNMLRLTLLRSATWPDPDADRGRQRFTYAIYPHAGDWKQALTVHRGFELNDPLKAQQVFSHTGTLPTEHSWGTVENANVTLTAVKKAEDSNALVFRMYEWAGKASEVKLHVPRGAQYAVESNLMEKVEGSHLALTGDVVTVPIKPYEILTVQVFYSGSNVATK from the coding sequence GTGTATACCCAGCGCGGCAGGGAAGACACTTCGGGCCGGTGGGTGGGGGACTTTGTGAAGATCGTTCCCATTTGCTACTCTCCCCCCATGCGTCTTTGTGTTTTTCCGCTCGCCGTTCTGCTTTCCGCCGCGCTGCTTCCAGCCCAGTCCTTCACTCCGGTTCGGGAGCTGAAGAACCTGTCGCCTGGTGCCGTTGCCAAGCTGCACACCCTTGAAACCCTGGACGCACTGCCTGCGGCAGACTGGCATTTCCATGCCGGTGACCTCCCGCACGGCGAGTCTCCGGCGCTCGACGACTCCTCCTGGCCTCTGGTTCACGGTCACAGCAAGGCCCCCAAGGACGCGGTCTGGTATCGCCGGGAGATCGAGATTCCCAAGACCCTCAACGGGTATGACATTACCGGCGCACGTGTCTGGTTCCAGTTCCAGGCAGACGCCAACGGTCCCATGCCCCAGATCATCTACTTCAACGGCAAGCGTGTCGCGCTTGGCGATGATCTCGAGCCTATCGTCCTCTTTGAACCTGCCAAGCCGGGCGACAAGATCCTCGTCGCGGTGAAGCTTCTCCACACCGTGGACGACAAGACTTTCCGCGGCGTGACCCTGCGCATTGAGCCCAGTTCCTCGGGCCAGCGCCCCGATCCAGACGATATTCGCGTGCAGTGCATCGCTGCCGCCAATTTACTGCCGCAGCTCAAGACCCCCCGCCCGGACCTGCTGCCCAAGGTCGAGGCCGCCGTTGAGGCGATCGACATGAAGGCCCTTGCGGCCGCCGATCAGACCGCCTTCGATGCTTCGCTGCGCAAGGCCCAGGGCATTCTGAGCGAACTGCATCCGATGCTTTCGGAGGCGAAGGTCGATCTCGCCGGCAACGCGCACATCGATGCCGCGTGGCTCTGGCCTCGCAGCGAGACGGTCGATGCCGTGAAGCGTACGTTCTCCACTGCGCTGCAGTTGATGAACGAGTATCCCGATTACACCTACAGCCAGTCGGCTGCGCAGTACACCGAGTGGATGGCGGAGAAGTATCCCGACATCAATGCGCAGATCAAGCAGCGCGTCAAAGAGGGACGCTGGGAGATCGTCGGCGGCATGTGGATCGAGCCTGACCTCAACATGCCGGATGGAGAGTCGCTGGTTCGCCAGCTGCTTGTCGGCCAGCGCTACTTCCAGGAGCAGTATGGCGTGACCGCACGCATCGGCTGGAATCCCGATTCTTTCGGCTACAACTGGCAGCTGCCGCAGATCTACAAGCGCTCCGGCCTGGATTACTTTGTCACGCAGAAGATGCACTGGAACGATACCAACCAGCTTCCGTTCCGCATCTTCTGGTGGGAGTCGCCCGATGGCAGCAAGGTCCTGACGTACTTCCCCACCGACTACGTTCACGACAACGTAAACCCCACACGCATCTCGGCTGACTTTGCCGAATCCGCCCAGCGCAACCCTGGCACCTCTGAGATGCTCGACCTTTATGGCATCGGAGATCACGGCGGCGGACCGACACGCGCCATGCTTGAACAGGCCGATCACTGGATCGAGAAGGGGAAGACCGACGCTGTGCCGGCGATGCACTACAGCACCGCGCAGAAGTACTTCGACGACGTCGAGCACAACCTGAATCCCGATTCTCCCACCTGGAACTACGACAGCCTTGCCAAGGGCTACACCGCTCCTCCGGCCTCTGCTGCCGGTGCGGTTGGTCTGCCCACCTGGAAGGATGAGCTCTACCTTGAGTTCCATCGCGGCGTCTTCACGACCCAGGCCCAGCACAAGGCCAATATGAGGAACAGCGAAGTCGCGACTCTCGATGCCGAGAAGCTCGCGTCGTTCGCGTGGCTGGATGGCAAGACCTATCCTGCCGCCGAGCTTACGGAAGACTGGAAGAAGATCACCTTCAACCAGTTCCATGATCTCGCCGCGGGATCGGGCATCGGCATCATCTACAAGGATGCGCAGCGCGACTATACCGAGGTCTTCCACTCCGACCGCGAGATCAGCGATGCTGCGATCAACACGCTCAGCGCCACGGTCGATACCCACGTCAGCACAGGTGTTCCGGTCATGGTCTTCAATGCGATGGCCTGGCCTCGCAGTGAGACCGTCAACCTCAACGTGCAGCTGCCCGAGGACGCGAAGTCCGTTCGCCTGCTCGATGCTCACGGCCAGCCGGTTCCTTCGCAGGTCGTCTCCCAGGATGCCGCGACGCACCAGTTCACTCTGATCGCTCGCGTCAAGGATGTGCCCTCGCTGGGCTACACCGTCCTGCACGCTGAAGCTGTTACCGGCAACGCCAAGGCTTCGGCGGAGAACGATCTTCGCCTCGACGAGAAGTCCGACGCGATTACTCTCTCGAATGCTCACCTGAAGCTGGTTCTCGACCGCAAGACAGGCTGCATCACCAGCCTGGTCTCGCTGCCCGCGAACACGGAGTTCCTCGCACCGAAGGCCTGCGGCAACGAGCTGCAGACCTTCAAGGACACTCCGAAGCAGTATGACGCCTGGAACGTCGATCCCGGCACCTTCGACCACTACACCCCCATCTCGTCGGTGGACGCGGTAACCGTGCTCACGCATGGTTCGCTGCGCGACACGATCCGGGTGACCCGCACGTGGCAGAAGTCGCACTTTACGCAGGACATCTCGCTCGATGCGGGAGCCGATCAGGTCGAGGTTGCCAATGACATCGACTGGCAGGAGCAGCACGTGCTCCTGAAGGCTGCCTTCCCCCTCGCGGCTTCGAGCGCCAAGGCTACGTACGAGATTCCGTATGGCTCCATCGAGCGGCCTACTACCCGCAGCAACTCGTGGGAGAAGGCTCGGTTTGAAGTTCCTGCCATGCGCTGGGCTGATCTCGGCGACGCACACCAGGGGCTCTCGCTGATCAACGACTCCAAGTATGGCTACGATGCCGTGGACAACATGCTGCGCCTCACACTGCTGCGTTCGGCCACCTGGCCCGATCCCGACGCGGACCGTGGCCGCCAGCGCTTTACCTACGCGATCTACCCGCACGCTGGGGACTGGAAGCAGGCACTCACCGTTCATCGCGGCTTTGAGCTGAACGACCCGCTTAAGGCTCAGCAGGTCTTCAGCCACACGGGCACGCTCCCCACAGAACACTCCTGGGGTACCGTGGAGAACGCCAACGTCACGCTCACGGCTGTGAAGAAGGCCGAGGACTCCAACGCCCTCGTCTTCCGCATGTACGAGTGGGCAGGGAAGGCGAGCGAGGTAAAGCTGCATGTGCCGCGCGGTGCGCAGTACGCGGTGGAGAGCAACCTGATGGAGAAGGTCGAAGGCTCGCATCTGGCACTCACGGGAGATGTCGTGACGGTGCCGATCAAGCCTTACGAGATTCTTACCGTGCAGGTGTTCTATTCCGGCAGCAACGTTGCAACGAAGTAG
- the deoC gene encoding deoxyribose-phosphate aldolase has product MAVKQEELQKKSEGHANVPVTLHGRELVPNQRIPLNLDWVEEVRVNTSAVERRAATIPARRSVKKDWQAAWLLRAIACMDLTTLSGDDSAERVKRLCAKARRPLQDHLVKALGIEELHLTTGAVCVYHAFVETAVKALEGTNIPVAAVSTGFPAGLSPLAERVEEIRRSVEAGASEIDIVITRAHVFNGEWNALYDEVAAFKEACGQAHMKAILGTGDLLTLRNVARASWVAMMAGADFIKTSTGKEAVNATLPVSLVMVRAIRDYAERTGMAVGFKPAGGIKTAKQALDWMATMKDELGRPWLEPTLFRYGASSMLGDIERQLEHHVNGRYSAAYRHPIA; this is encoded by the coding sequence ATGGCTGTGAAGCAGGAAGAGCTACAGAAAAAATCTGAAGGGCACGCGAACGTTCCCGTCACGCTGCATGGCCGGGAGCTGGTTCCGAACCAGCGCATTCCGCTGAACCTGGACTGGGTCGAGGAGGTGCGGGTCAACACCAGCGCCGTCGAACGGCGTGCAGCGACCATTCCGGCCCGGCGCTCGGTCAAAAAGGACTGGCAGGCCGCATGGCTGCTGCGCGCCATCGCCTGCATGGACCTGACGACGCTCAGCGGCGACGACAGCGCGGAGAGGGTCAAACGGCTCTGCGCCAAGGCCCGGCGGCCCCTGCAGGACCACCTGGTGAAGGCGCTCGGCATTGAGGAGCTACACCTGACCACGGGCGCTGTCTGCGTATACCACGCGTTCGTCGAGACGGCCGTCAAGGCGCTCGAAGGCACGAACATTCCCGTCGCCGCCGTATCGACCGGCTTTCCCGCCGGACTTTCACCGCTGGCCGAGCGCGTCGAGGAGATTCGGCGCAGTGTCGAAGCGGGCGCCAGCGAAATCGACATCGTTATCACGCGGGCCCATGTCTTCAACGGCGAATGGAACGCGCTGTACGACGAGGTCGCGGCGTTCAAGGAGGCCTGTGGACAGGCCCACATGAAGGCGATCCTCGGCACCGGCGATCTACTGACCCTGCGCAACGTCGCGCGCGCAAGCTGGGTTGCGATGATGGCAGGCGCGGACTTCATCAAGACCTCCACCGGCAAGGAAGCCGTGAATGCTACCCTCCCCGTCTCGCTCGTGATGGTGCGGGCGATCCGCGATTACGCCGAACGCACCGGCATGGCCGTCGGTTTCAAGCCGGCAGGCGGCATCAAGACCGCCAAACAGGCCCTGGACTGGATGGCGACCATGAAGGACGAACTGGGCAGACCGTGGCTTGAGCCGACGCTGTTCCGTTATGGCGCGAGTTCGATGCTTGGGGATATCGAACGGCAGTTGGAGCACCACGTGAACGGCCGGTACTCGGCAGCGTATCGGCATCCGATTGCGTAA
- a CDS encoding DedA family protein, translating to MSEKLIAILVAFISAGGYAGVVLLMAIQSACIPIPSEVIMPFAGYALAHSQMQLILLATLASLASNLGSIPAYWIGAKGGRPMVERFGRYLLLSKRDLDMAEHFFARFGSITVLIGRMLPIVRTFIAFPAGMAKMNQFRFHLYTFIGSWPWCYVLAYVGMKLGKRFQTDPRFKAVFDKFHHGVELVLLVGVVWFIWTHWKNRMGASEAETAS from the coding sequence ATGTCAGAGAAACTCATTGCAATCCTGGTGGCCTTCATCAGCGCGGGAGGTTATGCCGGCGTTGTCCTGCTCATGGCGATTCAGTCGGCCTGCATTCCCATTCCGTCTGAGGTCATCATGCCCTTCGCGGGTTATGCGCTGGCCCACTCGCAGATGCAGCTCATCCTCCTGGCGACCCTCGCGTCCCTGGCTTCCAATCTGGGGTCGATTCCGGCTTACTGGATCGGTGCTAAAGGCGGCCGTCCGATGGTGGAACGCTTTGGCCGGTACCTGCTGCTCAGCAAGCGCGATCTGGACATGGCTGAGCACTTCTTCGCCCGCTTCGGCTCCATCACCGTACTGATTGGCAGGATGCTGCCGATCGTTCGGACATTCATTGCGTTCCCGGCGGGAATGGCGAAGATGAATCAGTTCCGCTTTCATCTCTACACGTTTATTGGCTCGTGGCCCTGGTGCTACGTCCTGGCGTATGTGGGTATGAAGCTGGGCAAACGCTTCCAGACCGACCCGCGCTTCAAGGCGGTCTTCGATAAGTTCCACCATGGCGTGGAGCTGGTTTTGCTGGTTGGAGTCGTGTGGTTTATCTGGACCCACTGGAAGAATCGCATGGGTGCCTCTGAAGCTGAAACTGCATCCTGA
- a CDS encoding chlorite dismutase family protein — MSEVVKAPEAAASSTPENSAPAKPQTGGYGAPPAHSGPPVKRQIVCFSFYKLLPEWRRLPADEKAAHKAAFADVLARWNKPGEFLSLTYSTIGTRGDVDMCVWSIGYAIDELNKMRSELLATPLGGYLECPHNFLAMTKRSQYQIDREDESEGEGRGAIRPGGQKYIFIYPFWKTRPWYLLSLTERKRLMDEHIRVGLLYPRVKLNTTYSFGIDDQEFVVAFETNFPEDFLDLVQQLRETEASLYTLKDTPIFSCVRLKPMEMLDRLG; from the coding sequence ATGTCCGAAGTCGTAAAAGCACCCGAAGCAGCCGCCTCCAGCACCCCTGAAAACTCCGCTCCCGCCAAGCCCCAGACCGGCGGCTATGGCGCTCCCCCCGCTCATAGCGGCCCTCCGGTCAAACGTCAGATCGTCTGCTTCAGCTTCTACAAGCTGCTGCCCGAGTGGCGCAGACTCCCCGCCGACGAAAAGGCCGCTCACAAAGCCGCCTTCGCCGACGTACTGGCCCGCTGGAACAAGCCCGGCGAGTTCCTCTCCCTGACCTACTCGACCATCGGAACGCGCGGAGACGTCGATATGTGCGTCTGGTCGATCGGCTATGCCATTGACGAGTTGAACAAGATGCGCTCGGAGCTACTCGCCACTCCCCTCGGCGGCTACCTTGAGTGCCCGCACAACTTCCTCGCCATGACCAAGCGCTCGCAGTACCAGATCGACCGTGAAGACGAGAGCGAAGGCGAAGGCCGCGGTGCGATTCGTCCCGGCGGACAGAAGTACATCTTCATCTATCCGTTCTGGAAGACGCGCCCCTGGTACCTGCTCTCCCTGACCGAGCGCAAGCGCCTGATGGACGAGCACATCCGCGTCGGCCTGCTCTACCCGCGCGTCAAGCTGAACACCACCTACTCCTTCGGCATCGACGACCAGGAGTTCGTCGTCGCCTTCGAGACCAACTTCCCCGAGGACTTCCTCGACCTCGTGCAGCAGCTTCGTGAGACCGAGGCCAGCCTGTACACCCTCAAGGACACTCCGATCTTCAGCTGCGTACGCCTGAAGCCGATGGAGATGCTGGATCGGTTGGGATAA
- the nth gene encoding endonuclease III, giving the protein MSRTPYKSGQRKRPTQKSPAVLRDERALERDRAVSEIVRNVLTPPQRLKPAARKAAIEGVPAAKARKIAAKEPVAPKAKRGKTAKPLAPERVAAILDALRKTYPNVVCALTHRNAFELTIATALSAQTTDVTVNKVTPELFKMFPTPKALAEAPLLEIERIIHTTGFYRAKAKNIKGAAQVLVEKFNSQVPKTIEEMIQLPGVARKTANVVLGSWFGIPSGVVVDTHVLRISRRLELTQATEPVKVEQDLQKVIPQDRWIQFSHELIHHGRQVCIARKPKCVDCSLEKLCNSADKTWSSH; this is encoded by the coding sequence ATGTCGCGAACCCCGTACAAGAGCGGACAGCGGAAGCGTCCAACGCAAAAGTCGCCTGCCGTCTTGCGCGACGAACGCGCACTGGAGCGGGACAGAGCCGTCAGCGAGATAGTTAGAAATGTGCTAACTCCGCCGCAGCGGCTGAAACCCGCTGCGCGGAAGGCTGCCATTGAAGGCGTTCCGGCAGCAAAAGCTCGGAAGATAGCAGCCAAAGAACCAGTTGCGCCAAAGGCCAAACGCGGCAAGACCGCGAAGCCGCTGGCGCCGGAACGTGTTGCCGCAATTCTCGACGCTCTGCGGAAGACTTACCCAAACGTAGTCTGCGCCCTGACACACCGCAACGCCTTCGAGCTCACCATCGCCACCGCTCTCTCGGCCCAGACGACTGACGTCACCGTGAACAAGGTCACCCCAGAGCTGTTCAAGATGTTTCCGACACCGAAGGCTTTGGCCGAAGCTCCCCTGCTGGAGATCGAGCGGATCATCCATACGACCGGCTTCTACCGGGCGAAGGCCAAGAACATCAAGGGTGCCGCACAGGTGCTCGTGGAGAAGTTCAACAGCCAGGTCCCGAAGACCATCGAGGAGATGATCCAGCTCCCCGGCGTCGCGCGCAAGACAGCGAACGTCGTTCTGGGCTCCTGGTTCGGGATTCCCTCAGGAGTCGTGGTCGATACGCACGTGCTGCGCATCTCGCGGCGGCTGGAGCTTACCCAGGCGACCGAACCCGTCAAAGTAGAGCAGGACCTGCAAAAGGTTATCCCACAGGATCGCTGGATTCAGTTCTCGCATGAACTGATCCATCACGGACGTCAGGTCTGCATCGCCCGCAAGCCCAAATGTGTGGATTGCAGTCTGGAAAAACTGTGCAACTCTGCGGATAAAACGTGGAGTTCGCACTAA
- a CDS encoding uroporphyrinogen-III synthase encodes MIHPRVLVTRAPHQASELAEQLRMAGIDPILIPAIETTSPVSFAALDAALQHLDTFHWLLFTSANAVEVFARRLLSPSGVRMPRMAAVGQATARAVEAAGLTVDLIPQQAVAESFAQALLPYASQPDGSSTRFLLVRAEQARDHLPETLGAAGAEVIIAPAYRTVIPESSIPAIREMFSRPENYPDAVTFTSSSTAQNLFALLEAAGATLPPQILRVSIGPITSQTLVQLGFPPHVEAKEASVVSLAAAIVEHFK; translated from the coding sequence ATGATCCATCCCCGTGTCCTCGTCACGCGCGCCCCGCATCAAGCCTCTGAACTCGCTGAACAACTGCGCATGGCGGGCATTGATCCCATTTTGATTCCGGCCATCGAAACCACATCGCCTGTCAGCTTTGCTGCACTCGACGCTGCGCTTCAACATCTCGATACGTTCCACTGGCTTCTCTTTACCAGTGCCAATGCCGTTGAAGTCTTCGCACGCAGGTTGTTATCTCCGAGCGGGGTGCGGATGCCGCGAATGGCGGCCGTCGGCCAGGCTACAGCTCGCGCTGTTGAGGCCGCTGGTCTGACCGTAGACCTTATCCCCCAGCAGGCTGTTGCCGAGTCTTTTGCTCAGGCGCTTCTGCCTTATGCGTCTCAGCCTGATGGCTCTTCCACGCGTTTTCTGCTGGTACGTGCCGAACAGGCTCGCGATCATCTCCCTGAGACCCTGGGTGCTGCCGGCGCTGAGGTAATCATCGCTCCGGCCTACCGCACTGTCATTCCCGAGAGCTCGATTCCGGCGATCCGCGAGATGTTCTCTCGCCCTGAGAACTATCCGGATGCTGTTACCTTTACCAGTTCGTCCACGGCGCAGAATCTTTTTGCGCTGCTGGAAGCCGCTGGGGCTACGCTTCCGCCACAGATCCTGCGAGTCTCGATTGGGCCGATTACGTCACAGACGCTCGTTCAGCTAGGCTTTCCACCGCATGTCGAGGCGAAAGAAGCGAGTGTGGTTTCTCTGGCGGCTGCAATTGTTGAACACTTTAAGTAG